Proteins from a single region of Osmerus eperlanus chromosome 26, fOsmEpe2.1, whole genome shotgun sequence:
- the LOC134012725 gene encoding trace amine-associated receptor 13c-like, whose protein sequence is MEMEHLSEEEYIACYPQVNGSCRRRYRSRSESLFIYTLFSSVSLLTVLLNLLVLISISHFRQLHTPTNALVFSLALADLLVGLLVMPVEAIRTVESCWYLGRVVCALYPYSAYVLISASLGNLVLISVDRYIAVCKPLLYPSQVTMRRTLVCSIINWACSILYNTWQLFQHLSNPDANNRCFGECVIILSYMNGMVDIVVTFITPCSFIILLYLKIFMVAISQARSLQARVGCSKSSGEKTWRSERKAARTLGIVVVFFLLCFTPYFCWSFSLDFSSLYFLTWILQFNSCLNPLIYAFFYPWFKRAIKHIFTLKILQTSSSELKVLPD, encoded by the coding sequence ATGGAGATGGAGCACCTATCAGAAGAGGAGTACATAGCCTGCTACCCACAGGTCAACGGGTCTTGCAGGAGGCGGTACCGCTCCCGATCTGAGTCTCTGTTCATTTACACCCtgttctcctctgtgtctctgctgacggtgctgctcaacctgctggtcctcatctccatctcccactTCAGGCAGCTCCACACCCCCACCAACGCCCTCGTCTTCTCCCTGGCTCTGGCCGACCTTCTGGTGGGTCTGCTGGTCATGCCTGTGGAGGCCATCCGCACCGTGGAGTCCTGCTGGTACCtgggcagggtggtgtgtgcTCTGTATCCTTACTCTGCCTACGTACTCATCTCTGCCTCCCTGGGAAACCTGGTGCTCATATCTGTAGACCGCTACATCGCTGTGTGTAAACCTCTCTTGTATCCCTCCCAGGTCACCATGAGGAGAACCTTAGTGTGTAGCATCATCAACTGGGCTTGCTCTATTCTCTATAACACTTGGCAACTTTTCCAGCACTTAAGTAACCCGGATGCCAACAACAGGTGTTTTGGGGAATGCGTAATTATCTTGAGTTACATGAATGGGATGGTTGACATTGTGGTTACATTTATTACACCATGCAGTTTCATAATTCTGCTCTACTTGAAAATATTCATGGTGGCAATTTCTCAGGCACGAAGTCTACAAGCCAGAGTGGGATGTTCAAAATCTTCTGGTGAAAAGACTTGGAGGTCTGAGAGAAAAGCAGCAAGAACTCTAGGCAtagttgttgtgttttttctgTTGTGTTTCACACCATATTTCTGCTGGTCTTTCTCTCTAGATTTTTCCTCCTTGTATTTCCTTACTTGGATCCTTCAGTTTAATTCATGTCTCAATCCTCTGATCTATGCTTTCTTTTATCCATGGTTCAAAAGAGCAATTAAACATATCTTTACTCTGAAGATACTGCAGACATCATCTTCTGAATTGAAAGTTCTGCCAGATTGA
- the LOC134012726 gene encoding trace amine-associated receptor 13c-like, translating into MEMEHLSEEEYIACYPQVNGSCRRRYRSRSESLFIYTLFSSVSLLTVLLNLLVLISISHFRQLHTPTNALVFSLALADLLVGLLVMPVETIRTVESCWYLGRVVCALYPYSAYVLISASLGNLVLISVDRYIAVCKPLLYPSQVTMRRTLVCSTINWACSILYNTWLTFQHLINPDANNRCFGECVIILSYMNGMVDIVVTFITPCSFIILLYLKIFMVAISQARSLQARVGCSKSSGEKTWRSERKAARTLGIVVVFFLLCFTPYSCGSFSLDFSSLYFLTWILQFNSCLNPLIYAFFYPWFKRAIKHIFTLKILQTSSSELKVLPD; encoded by the coding sequence ATGGAGATGGAGCACCTATCAGAAGAGGAGTACATAGCCTGCTACCCACAGGTCAACGGGTCTTGCAGGAGGCGGTACCGCTCCCGATCTGAGTCTCTGTTCATTTACACCCtgttctcctctgtgtctctgctgacggtgctgctcaacctgctggtcctcatctccatctcccactTCAGGCAGCTCCACACCCCCACCAACGCCCTCGTCTTCTCCCTGGCTCTGGCCGACCTTCTGGTGGGTCTGCTGGTCATGCCTGTGGAGACCATCCGCACCGTGGAGTCCTGCTGGTACCtgggcagggtggtgtgtgcTCTGTATCCTTACTCTGCCTACGTACTCATCTCTGCCTCCCTGGGAAACCTGGTGCTCATATCTGTAGACCGCTACATCGCTGTGTGTAAACCTCTCTTGTATCCCTCCCAGGTCACCATGAGGAGAACCTTAGTGTGTAGCACCATCAACTGGGCATGCTCTATTCTCTATAACACTTGGTTAACTTTCCAGCACTTAATTAACCCGGATGCCAACAACAGGTGTTTTGGGGAATGCGTAATTATCTTGAGTTACATGAATGGGATGGTTGACATTGTGGTTACATTTATTACACCATGCAGTTTCATAATTCTGCTCTACTTGAAAATATTCATGGTGGCAATTTCTCAGGCACGAAGTCTACAAGCCAGAGTGGGATGTTCAAAATCTTCTGGTGAAAAGACTTGGAGGTCTGAGAGAAAAGCAGCAAGAACTCTAGGCAtagttgttgtgttttttctgTTGTGTTTCACACCATATTCCTGCGGGTCTTTCTCTCTAGATTTTTCCTCCTTGTATTTCCTTACTTGGATCCTTCAGTTTAATTCATGTCTCAATCCTCTGATCTATGCTTTCTTTTATCCATGGTTCAAAAGAGCAATTAAACATATCTTTACTCTGAAGATACTGCAGACATCATCTTCTGAATTGAAAGTTCTGCCAGATTGA